In one window of Leptospira hartskeerlii DNA:
- a CDS encoding TetR/AcrR family transcriptional regulator yields MASPTKKLPPKRERTRHQILNAALKLFARKDAGEASISDVIAEAEIANGTFYNHFKTKEELLEASSLTLIESLASEVETIMGDLDDPAERMALAGIYFFKKARMDSNWAWALIRIAAVAPRMSDMLLSYPLRDLQRGTASGKFSIESTETALGLFVGSLHYGIRNILEGRAKNKLHDREMMTLVLRSFGVKVEIAKKLASKGFERAWKED; encoded by the coding sequence ATGGCCTCGCCTACCAAGAAACTACCGCCAAAAAGAGAACGGACTCGGCACCAAATCCTGAATGCGGCTCTCAAACTTTTCGCAAGAAAGGACGCTGGAGAAGCGTCTATCTCGGATGTGATTGCAGAAGCTGAAATCGCAAATGGGACCTTTTATAATCATTTTAAAACCAAAGAAGAACTTTTAGAAGCCTCCTCATTAACTTTGATAGAATCTCTAGCATCCGAAGTGGAAACCATCATGGGGGACTTGGATGATCCCGCAGAAAGAATGGCGTTAGCGGGAATCTATTTCTTCAAAAAAGCAAGAATGGATTCGAATTGGGCCTGGGCCCTTATCCGAATCGCAGCTGTAGCACCCAGAATGAGCGACATGCTTTTAAGCTATCCATTGAGAGACCTACAAAGAGGCACCGCTTCCGGAAAATTTTCCATTGAATCTACAGAAACTGCGCTAGGACTCTTTGTAGGTTCCTTACATTACGGGATCAGGAACATATTAGAAGGAAGGGCGAAAAATAAACTACACGATAGAGAAATGATGACTCTAGTACTTAGAAGTTTTGGAGTAAAGGTCGAGATTGCGAAGAAGTTAGCTTCTAAAGGTTTCGAAAGAGCCTGGAAAGAAGACTGA
- a CDS encoding FAD-dependent monooxygenase, with product MEEVEESEKPNVLIVGAGPVGVLTANLLGSEGIPVLLIDENPGILEIPRAISLDQDALRILQASGLGEEASKIMPSISCVEMISPYVGTLAKINSMGSMDGHPRLVSIYQPDLERLLRKGLERFDHVKLWSECTYLTHIESDSEVIVKVKCNGTTYRISTGFLLGCDGAHSRIREKQGWKLKGSAYKEDWLILDVEDMPNALDKVEFICDPKRPIAHVPGPGKSQRWEFLLRNGETREEMEKPEKVAELIRPWGELSSMKIQRKAVYRFQAKTAECMGKGRVFLLGDAAHLTPPFAGQGLVSGMRDSFNLAWKIASVLRKEASKDILLSYNVERKPHAKKMIRLAVFLGSIIMTRSRIAAFFRDFLMKFLSFTPARPYLSDLRLKPDNSFGKGLFLKKNTLKNSSISPGSVFPQAPLRLKEGNWELSDSLLGPNLCIVGYGVHPSQVLSQSCIEIWKKMGGRILYISNQQQASEIASNFAEDVTSSFMKFFGGADRFAIVRPDKIVAAVSYGKEVDDTVLRFAEIYQGKMP from the coding sequence ATGGAAGAAGTTGAGGAATCGGAGAAACCGAATGTTTTGATCGTAGGTGCGGGTCCGGTAGGAGTTCTGACTGCAAACCTGCTCGGAAGCGAAGGAATTCCGGTCCTGCTTATAGATGAGAATCCAGGGATTTTGGAAATTCCAAGAGCCATTTCCTTGGACCAAGACGCTTTGAGAATTCTTCAAGCTTCCGGACTAGGAGAAGAGGCTTCTAAAATTATGCCCTCCATCTCCTGCGTAGAAATGATCTCTCCTTATGTTGGAACATTAGCTAAGATTAATTCTATGGGATCCATGGACGGACATCCTCGTTTGGTTTCGATTTATCAACCTGACTTGGAGAGACTTCTTCGAAAGGGTCTGGAAAGATTCGATCATGTAAAACTTTGGTCAGAATGTACTTATTTAACTCATATAGAATCGGATTCTGAAGTTATCGTAAAAGTAAAATGCAACGGAACTACTTATCGAATTTCGACAGGTTTTCTTTTAGGGTGTGATGGCGCTCATAGTCGGATCCGAGAGAAACAAGGATGGAAACTTAAAGGTTCTGCTTACAAGGAGGATTGGCTGATCTTAGATGTAGAAGATATGCCTAACGCTCTAGATAAGGTTGAATTTATCTGCGATCCCAAAAGACCAATCGCACACGTTCCCGGGCCAGGAAAATCCCAACGTTGGGAGTTTCTTCTTCGGAACGGAGAAACAAGGGAAGAAATGGAGAAACCGGAAAAGGTAGCGGAACTTATTCGTCCTTGGGGAGAACTCTCTTCCATGAAGATACAGAGAAAAGCCGTTTATAGATTCCAAGCAAAGACTGCGGAATGTATGGGGAAGGGACGAGTATTCTTGCTGGGAGATGCCGCTCATTTGACACCGCCATTTGCCGGCCAAGGATTGGTGAGCGGTATGAGAGACTCTTTCAATCTTGCCTGGAAAATCGCATCCGTTTTACGTAAAGAAGCTTCTAAGGATATACTTTTAAGCTATAACGTGGAGAGAAAACCACATGCAAAAAAGATGATACGTTTGGCAGTGTTTTTGGGTTCGATCATCATGACTAGAAGTAGGATCGCCGCTTTTTTTCGGGATTTTTTAATGAAATTTTTATCTTTTACTCCTGCGCGTCCTTATTTATCGGATCTCAGATTAAAACCGGATAATTCTTTCGGAAAAGGTTTATTCTTAAAGAAGAATACATTAAAAAATTCTTCTATTTCTCCCGGATCTGTTTTTCCTCAAGCACCTCTCAGATTAAAAGAAGGGAATTGGGAATTGTCCGATTCTTTATTGGGCCCAAATCTCTGTATCGTCGGTTACGGGGTCCATCCTTCTCAGGTACTAAGCCAATCTTGTATTGAGATTTGGAAAAAAATGGGGGGAAGAATATTATATATTTCGAATCAACAGCAGGCTTCCGAGATTGCCTCTAATTTCGCCGAAGACGTTACTTCTTCTTTTATGAAATTTTTCGGTGGAGCGGATCGATTCGCGATCGTTCGTCCGGATAAGATTGTCGCTGCGGTCTCCTATGGAAAGGAAGTGGACGATACTGTTTTAAGATTTGCAGAAATCTATCAGGGAAAAATGCCATGA
- a CDS encoding VOC family protein — protein sequence MKQLPSKCPTRSKDPISKARDIAYVRLGRKNPELTADYYKDFGLSPFELFKDRILFHGVSSDLPCWSLEKADRDSLLGLGLYISSTEEFERLRQMDGAEVWPLGRFGAEHFPTVTIKDPSDLPVDAVLIPSSFFEEKDRGGKFRSWNSDGKILRKNKPQPYDVGPAKINRLGHAVFLKQEFLKNAQWYCDVFGMIPSDIQILPGSKEPVIAFLRCDLGEKLTDHHTIVIASGIDDRLEHCAFELEDLDEVAKGREWLLKRGWKPAWGIGRHILGSQIFDYQRDPSGMLVEHYTDGDKFDDTVPVGFHPISRESLYQWGQDMPEDFLDTEISWDKLIQLVKGLFLGRNIELRKLIQLKKVAERSPRSWIKY from the coding sequence ATGAAACAATTACCTTCTAAATGTCCTACAAGGTCGAAGGATCCTATAAGTAAGGCGAGAGATATCGCATACGTCAGGTTAGGGAGAAAAAATCCCGAGTTGACCGCCGACTATTATAAAGATTTTGGGCTTTCTCCCTTTGAGTTGTTTAAGGATAGAATTTTGTTTCATGGAGTTAGTTCCGATCTGCCCTGTTGGTCTTTGGAAAAGGCTGACAGGGACTCTTTATTGGGATTAGGATTATATATATCTTCTACGGAAGAATTTGAAAGGTTAAGACAAATGGACGGAGCCGAGGTCTGGCCTCTGGGAAGATTCGGCGCGGAGCATTTTCCTACGGTTACGATTAAGGATCCTTCCGATCTTCCCGTGGATGCGGTATTAATTCCTTCTTCTTTTTTTGAAGAAAAGGATCGGGGTGGGAAGTTTAGAAGTTGGAATAGCGACGGAAAGATCTTACGTAAAAATAAACCACAACCGTATGATGTGGGACCAGCTAAAATAAATCGGTTGGGACATGCAGTTTTTTTAAAACAGGAATTTTTAAAGAATGCGCAGTGGTATTGCGACGTATTTGGTATGATCCCATCCGATATACAAATACTTCCGGGTTCCAAGGAACCTGTGATCGCTTTTTTAAGATGCGATTTGGGAGAAAAACTCACAGATCATCATACTATAGTGATTGCCTCCGGAATAGACGATAGATTGGAACATTGTGCTTTCGAGTTGGAAGATTTGGATGAAGTCGCGAAAGGAAGGGAATGGCTTCTGAAAAGAGGTTGGAAGCCTGCTTGGGGAATTGGAAGACATATTTTAGGAAGCCAGATATTCGATTATCAAAGAGATCCAAGCGGAATGCTCGTGGAACATTATACGGACGGAGATAAATTCGACGATACTGTTCCGGTTGGCTTTCATCCTATCAGTAGAGAGAGCCTTTACCAATGGGGACAAGATATGCCAGAGGACTTTTTGGACACTGAGATTTCTTGGGATAAATTGATTCAGCTTGTAAAAGGGCTGTTTTTGGGAAGGAATATCGAGCTAAGGAAGCTGATACAATTGAAGAAGGTCGCAGAACGATCTCCACGAAGTTGGATTAAATATTAA
- a CDS encoding fumarylacetoacetate hydrolase family protein, producing the protein MAINYVRFQKDKQIDWAKFAEGKVYPLGLGDMDTRKFLEFSKTESANIGSKSYKLSEVSLLSPISSPCQIICQGANYKQHLIESGLDPDDKSYNLFFTKSDASLTSPVGEVIRPKHVKLLDYEIELGLVFGKSIDSYTEVNSQNISEYVAAIFMANDVSARDIQLPQLQWYKGKSYRTFLPAGPVLAVLEPGDFEILNSLELTLLVNDRVRQHDTISNLVFKPEETITELSSFCNILPGDVLLTGTPSGCALRAPGKMLQKIAGLLSERKKWELFVKGQSKRSQYLQPGDVIHSFIRTADRRIDLGDQFLKVVQGL; encoded by the coding sequence ATGGCTATAAATTACGTACGTTTCCAAAAAGATAAACAGATAGATTGGGCAAAATTTGCAGAAGGTAAAGTGTATCCTCTCGGACTAGGGGACATGGATACGCGCAAATTTTTGGAATTTTCCAAGACGGAAAGTGCTAATATAGGATCCAAAAGTTATAAACTTTCGGAAGTAAGTTTGCTTTCTCCGATTTCTTCACCTTGTCAGATTATCTGCCAAGGCGCGAATTATAAACAACATCTGATAGAGTCCGGACTTGATCCAGACGATAAGAGTTATAATCTTTTTTTCACCAAATCGGATGCATCGTTGACTTCTCCTGTCGGGGAAGTGATCCGACCTAAACATGTCAAACTTCTCGATTACGAGATAGAGCTTGGTCTTGTTTTTGGAAAATCCATCGATTCTTATACGGAAGTGAACTCTCAAAATATATCAGAATATGTGGCCGCAATCTTTATGGCAAACGATGTATCCGCAAGAGATATACAACTTCCTCAATTGCAGTGGTATAAGGGAAAATCTTACCGTACTTTTTTGCCAGCGGGTCCGGTGCTAGCCGTTTTGGAACCGGGAGACTTTGAAATATTGAATAGTTTGGAGCTGACCTTGCTCGTGAACGATAGAGTCAGACAGCATGATACTATTTCTAATTTGGTATTCAAACCTGAGGAAACTATCACTGAACTATCTAGTTTTTGTAATATATTACCCGGAGATGTTTTGTTAACAGGCACTCCTTCTGGATGCGCTCTTAGAGCTCCGGGCAAGATGCTGCAAAAAATAGCCGGCCTTCTTTCCGAAAGAAAGAAATGGGAGCTTTTCGTAAAAGGGCAGAGTAAGCGATCCCAGTATTTGCAGCCGGGGGACGTTATTCATTCTTTCATACGGACAGCGGACCGTAGGATCGATCTGGGAGACCAATTCTTAAAGGTGGTCCAAGGATTGTGA
- a CDS encoding SDR family oxidoreductase, protein MNSFFKDKVVWITGASSGIGEALASELKDSGARLILSARRKEELIRVKNKLGKTDEDCLVLPFDLENYSSMESLPDQAILKFGKVDVLINNGGISQRSLAHETSISAYESLLKVNFLGNIGLTIALLPHFRKRKKGWVVSISSVAGKFGVPLRTGYSATKFALTGFYEALRAENSPNNLKVLLVYPGFVKTKISKNALSGNGSKHGKMDNAILKGIDPKECATEILNAIVSEKNEVIIAGTKERFGIFLHKYFPKLFAIFLTKASVT, encoded by the coding sequence ATCAATTCTTTCTTTAAAGATAAGGTGGTTTGGATTACCGGAGCCTCTTCAGGAATAGGAGAGGCATTGGCTTCGGAATTGAAAGATTCCGGGGCCAGATTAATTCTTTCCGCAAGAAGAAAAGAAGAACTAATTCGAGTAAAAAATAAATTAGGAAAAACTGATGAAGATTGTTTGGTTCTTCCTTTCGATCTGGAAAATTATTCTTCTATGGAAAGTCTGCCTGATCAAGCGATCCTGAAATTCGGTAAAGTGGATGTTCTGATCAATAATGGAGGGATTAGTCAACGGTCTTTAGCGCATGAAACTTCCATCTCTGCATACGAGTCCCTTTTAAAGGTGAATTTTTTAGGGAATATCGGATTAACTATAGCCTTACTTCCCCATTTTAGAAAAAGAAAAAAAGGTTGGGTGGTCTCTATCTCAAGTGTCGCAGGAAAATTCGGAGTTCCACTTAGAACCGGCTATTCTGCAACTAAGTTCGCGTTAACTGGATTTTATGAGGCGCTTAGAGCGGAAAATAGTCCTAATAATTTGAAAGTATTGCTCGTTTATCCTGGATTTGTAAAAACTAAAATATCGAAGAATGCACTCTCTGGGAACGGGTCTAAACATGGAAAAATGGATAATGCAATCCTGAAAGGAATCGATCCTAAGGAATGTGCAACCGAAATTCTGAATGCGATCGTGTCTGAAAAAAACGAAGTAATCATTGCAGGCACGAAAGAAAGATTTGGGATCTTCTTACATAAATATTTCCCAAAGCTATTCGCAATATTTTTGACTAAGGCTTCAGTCACCTAA
- a CDS encoding YhjD/YihY/BrkB family envelope integrity protein: MNSHPNTKYSRFFDYIPDAGLGRKLNFTVRVLAASAYRFAKDECLIKASGISYTTIVSLIPMLVVALSLLTITSGLDNRKEEIFDKINAFFLVSNINLDINPYLDTLGELIDAARQIGAIGFILLVFSATTVLRSLENSFNSIWRIEEKRSVLQEFVFYFFVLSIGPLLLVIGDNLAKKVTDVFRPPHYLSMDKDLENHIWIAGENGTLFRMDSGLKKDYYLDEKDIDLKNIRCLDSFGVRVDFCEKPDISKENFVRVSIKDGKVYALSENGLFLSKPVDGSVWNAIYFDNSNFKDFEYINEGNFYLIFSNGEVLHFFTQGRSYKPVFTNVLKIRANRVYFPEPYLGYIVDEDGNVWKSEDGGYTWNATKITGHGLKDIHRIRPGELFVTGERGSVFKTEDGGYSWKNLSHKRYTFSKVWSVENDESADIFLLDALGNILVSIDGGEHWNTFYIPAKGKVFASGLLDRSENGRFRLLNIGEYRKISLSEYKDVKYETIILQGGESVFSPYNILKFFFPLIGIWLFFLALFTLIPNTKVPIRASSWGAGFTSVIFLIFLYGFQVYITSFSETTMIVYKALASIPIFLIGVYSLSLIVLFGAEVTACVQYPERYYAPFQLIEEHHTAFSYEFRKLIGVLKAVYSVQKESKIAPRSGDLAIKSGLHAEEIPRLTKTLSEAGLLVETNEGGAWLPVVSGEDLTLGDFYRRVPEPLLKEDPSFHVYPDKVREKMDKAEASLQKDLDAISFRDLVD, translated from the coding sequence ATGAATTCTCATCCGAATACAAAGTACAGTAGATTTTTCGATTATATCCCGGACGCAGGTTTAGGAAGAAAACTGAACTTTACCGTCCGTGTTTTGGCCGCATCCGCCTATCGTTTTGCCAAGGACGAATGTTTAATCAAGGCTTCCGGTATTTCTTATACTACAATCGTATCCTTGATCCCAATGCTTGTTGTGGCTCTTTCTCTTTTGACGATCACTTCCGGATTGGACAATCGTAAGGAAGAAATATTCGATAAAATTAATGCGTTTTTCTTAGTCAGTAATATCAATTTGGATATCAATCCTTACTTGGATACCCTAGGAGAATTGATTGATGCTGCCAGACAAATCGGTGCGATCGGCTTTATTCTTTTAGTATTCTCTGCTACCACAGTATTAAGGTCTTTAGAGAACTCTTTTAATTCCATATGGAGGATCGAAGAAAAAAGATCCGTCCTTCAAGAATTCGTATTTTACTTTTTTGTTCTTTCCATTGGGCCTTTACTTTTGGTGATCGGAGACAATCTTGCCAAGAAGGTTACCGACGTATTTCGTCCTCCTCATTACCTGAGCATGGATAAGGATTTAGAAAATCATATCTGGATTGCAGGTGAGAATGGCACACTCTTTCGAATGGATTCCGGTCTCAAAAAGGATTATTATTTAGATGAGAAAGACATCGATCTGAAAAATATTCGCTGCTTGGATTCTTTCGGAGTCCGAGTAGACTTCTGCGAAAAGCCTGATATTTCCAAAGAGAATTTCGTTCGAGTTTCCATCAAAGACGGAAAAGTATATGCACTTTCCGAAAACGGATTATTCCTCTCTAAACCGGTAGATGGCTCCGTATGGAATGCTATCTATTTTGATAATTCAAATTTTAAAGATTTTGAATATATCAATGAGGGTAATTTTTATCTAATCTTCTCCAACGGGGAAGTCCTACATTTTTTCACCCAAGGCAGAAGCTACAAACCTGTATTCACAAATGTATTGAAGATCCGAGCAAACAGAGTTTATTTTCCCGAACCTTATCTAGGATACATCGTGGACGAGGACGGAAATGTTTGGAAAAGTGAAGATGGCGGCTATACTTGGAATGCGACTAAGATAACAGGCCATGGTTTAAAAGATATCCATCGGATCAGACCGGGCGAACTTTTTGTAACAGGAGAAAGGGGTTCCGTTTTTAAAACGGAAGATGGCGGTTACTCCTGGAAAAATCTAAGTCATAAAAGATACACATTCAGCAAAGTCTGGTCCGTAGAAAATGATGAGTCCGCGGACATTTTTCTCTTGGACGCTCTCGGAAATATTTTAGTTTCTATAGATGGAGGAGAACACTGGAATACTTTTTATATTCCTGCCAAGGGAAAAGTTTTTGCCTCCGGATTATTGGATAGAAGTGAAAACGGAAGATTCAGATTATTGAATATTGGAGAATATAGAAAGATCAGTCTCTCAGAATACAAGGACGTCAAATACGAGACTATAATTCTGCAAGGAGGAGAATCGGTATTCTCACCTTATAATATTCTAAAATTCTTCTTCCCATTGATAGGGATCTGGCTTTTCTTCTTGGCATTATTCACTTTGATCCCAAATACAAAGGTTCCGATCAGAGCATCTTCTTGGGGAGCAGGATTTACAAGTGTGATCTTTTTGATTTTCCTATATGGATTCCAGGTGTATATCACGTCCTTCTCCGAAACCACGATGATCGTGTATAAGGCACTCGCCTCCATCCCCATCTTTTTGATTGGTGTGTATTCACTATCGTTGATCGTTCTATTCGGTGCCGAAGTTACTGCCTGTGTGCAATATCCGGAAAGATATTACGCGCCATTCCAATTGATAGAAGAACATCATACTGCCTTTAGTTATGAATTTAGAAAGCTAATAGGAGTATTAAAAGCGGTCTATTCTGTTCAAAAAGAAAGTAAGATAGCGCCTCGCAGCGGAGACCTTGCGATCAAATCAGGGCTACATGCGGAAGAAATTCCTAGACTTACTAAAACATTATCCGAAGCGGGACTACTTGTGGAAACAAATGAAGGTGGGGCTTGGTTGCCTGTTGTTTCCGGAGAAGATCTGACTCTAGGAGATTTTTATCGCAGGGTACCTGAACCTCTTCTAAAAGAAGATCCTTCTTTTCATGTATATCCTGATAAGGTTCGGGAAAAGATGGATAAGGCGGAAGCTTCTTTGCAAAAAGATCTGGATGCGATCAGTTTTAGAGATCTGGTAGACTAA
- a CDS encoding class I SAM-dependent methyltransferase: MDLSRQKIIQEECPLNGDCNWEPLYRSEFGNFDLSIQTCKTCGFQAQFPRPEPESLYTEEYYTGNQEFTYRDERLTEKFDRYVWFARLKNISKFKSSGNFLDIGCSFGGFLECAKEKGFVPYGVEISPFSAKQAEARGFKIWQGQFLDADLPENFFDVITLIEVIEHLENPKEVFNKLARVLKPGGLLLIQTANFDAWQAMEAGKNYHYYLPGHVYYYSAKILRKILAIRGFERQITYLGVDFPLSAKLLKSRGSFSSWKDYLKWFRISFYHFKSKLSKKGIPLTSSMVHYAIKK; the protein is encoded by the coding sequence TTGGATCTTTCTCGCCAAAAAATAATCCAAGAAGAATGTCCTCTCAACGGGGACTGCAATTGGGAACCTTTATACAGATCCGAATTCGGCAACTTCGATCTTTCTATCCAAACTTGTAAAACCTGCGGATTCCAAGCCCAATTTCCAAGACCTGAACCTGAGTCATTGTACACTGAAGAATATTATACGGGTAATCAGGAATTCACATATAGAGACGAAAGACTGACTGAAAAATTCGATAGATATGTTTGGTTTGCTCGTTTAAAAAATATTTCCAAGTTTAAATCTTCTGGGAATTTCCTGGATATCGGTTGTTCCTTCGGCGGTTTTTTAGAATGCGCTAAAGAAAAAGGATTCGTACCGTATGGAGTGGAAATCTCTCCCTTCTCCGCCAAACAAGCGGAGGCTAGAGGTTTCAAAATATGGCAGGGACAATTCTTAGACGCGGATCTTCCTGAAAATTTTTTCGATGTGATCACATTGATCGAAGTGATCGAACATTTAGAAAACCCAAAAGAAGTATTTAATAAGCTTGCGAGGGTCCTAAAGCCTGGAGGCCTACTCCTCATTCAGACCGCGAATTTTGATGCCTGGCAGGCAATGGAAGCAGGTAAAAATTATCACTATTATCTGCCTGGCCATGTGTATTATTATTCTGCAAAAATCCTCCGGAAAATTCTTGCCATACGAGGATTCGAAAGACAGATTACTTACCTCGGAGTGGACTTCCCTCTTTCTGCTAAACTTTTAAAATCAAGGGGAAGTTTTTCAAGCTGGAAGGATTATTTAAAATGGTTCCGTATCTCTTTCTACCATTTCAAAAGTAAACTTTCCAAAAAAGGAATACCGCTCACTTCTTCTATGGTGCATTACGCGATTAAGAAATGA
- a CDS encoding class I SAM-dependent methyltransferase: MKPADHPSKEAWETHYTRPKAKLSYPDENLVRMISKFPPSSTSPKALDFGTGSGRHCVLLRDFGYEVYAADYSENSIQSVQESYPWAKTFLLNSPPYPFADEEFDLIVSWGVLHYNSPDLAKSMLADTFRILKKGGYLAASVRAEGDTHLKAEKGKIGTADLVGGATWFYSLETVKELLKNFSSFEIGYTERTPLGKLDERICHWIFLAKK; the protein is encoded by the coding sequence ATGAAGCCCGCTGATCACCCTTCCAAAGAAGCTTGGGAAACCCATTATACCAGACCTAAAGCAAAACTTTCCTATCCGGATGAGAACTTAGTTCGTATGATCTCTAAGTTTCCTCCTTCTTCCACTTCTCCAAAGGCCTTGGACTTTGGTACTGGTTCCGGAAGGCATTGTGTTCTTCTGAGAGATTTCGGTTATGAAGTGTATGCAGCTGATTATAGTGAGAACTCTATTCAGTCCGTTCAGGAATCTTATCCTTGGGCCAAAACTTTCTTATTGAATTCGCCCCCTTATCCTTTTGCAGACGAAGAGTTTGATCTTATTGTAAGCTGGGGAGTTCTACATTACAACTCTCCGGATCTCGCCAAATCCATGTTAGCTGATACCTTTCGTATTTTAAAAAAGGGAGGCTATCTTGCAGCTTCCGTAAGAGCAGAAGGCGACACTCATCTTAAAGCGGAAAAAGGTAAGATAGGAACTGCAGATCTTGTAGGCGGCGCTACTTGGTTTTATTCCCTGGAAACTGTAAAAGAACTTTTGAAAAATTTTTCTTCCTTCGAGATAGGTTATACGGAGAGAACTCCATTAGGAAAATTGGATGAGAGGATTTGTCATTGGATCTTTCTCGCCAAAAAATAA
- a CDS encoding ATP-grasp domain-containing protein → MKKKGYFLSLGAGKNQVPLISAARALGLEVAAVDKNDKAPGFAMASLRIIESTFEYRRILRAVAENPLPTPIIGLGTRSYGKATYSTAYLAEKLKLKYASTESVLKFSDKQVLKETLAPKGIRVPREIPTSEIKAKSKSFPYPWILKPSQGSGKSGIQLIESDSDLKSLSSLISPKKQSKAKTAANSPHPETWLLEEYIPGPEYTVLGLVDGSDFHLVNISLKETSSFPPFLEAAHRLPFPKSELEGEIKMLCRAIVKATGLKNCPFVAEFRLDENGDLVLIEAAPEVGGEYLADVLVPGYSGYDYFTNLVKLLVGEPITPPPSSLEIPKKLKSQVRFDIPPRGVSILKSWENFPTNYGETILLNQNLKEPGSKLDTSLGNETRTRVLCLRSKASSSEEEWNGSVKNRLKAEYEAR, encoded by the coding sequence ATGAAGAAAAAAGGGTATTTTCTCTCCTTAGGAGCCGGCAAAAACCAGGTACCCTTGATCTCTGCGGCAAGAGCCTTGGGCCTAGAAGTGGCCGCGGTAGACAAAAACGATAAGGCTCCCGGCTTCGCGATGGCAAGCCTTCGTATCATCGAATCCACCTTCGAATACAGAAGGATCTTAAGAGCAGTCGCCGAAAATCCATTGCCAACACCGATCATCGGACTCGGAACAAGATCCTACGGCAAAGCAACTTATAGTACAGCCTATCTTGCAGAAAAATTGAAGCTGAAATATGCAAGCACAGAATCCGTATTAAAATTTTCTGATAAACAAGTCCTAAAAGAAACATTAGCTCCAAAAGGGATCAGAGTCCCGAGAGAGATCCCGACTTCTGAGATCAAAGCAAAGTCAAAATCTTTTCCTTATCCTTGGATCTTAAAACCCAGCCAAGGTAGCGGCAAATCAGGGATCCAACTCATAGAATCAGATTCTGATCTGAAATCACTTTCTAGTTTAATATCCCCTAAAAAACAGTCCAAAGCAAAAACTGCCGCGAATTCTCCTCATCCGGAAACCTGGCTTTTGGAAGAGTATATTCCAGGTCCTGAATATACTGTTTTAGGATTGGTAGATGGATCCGACTTTCATCTAGTGAATATTTCTTTGAAGGAAACTTCTTCTTTTCCTCCTTTTCTGGAGGCTGCTCATCGTTTACCCTTCCCTAAATCCGAATTGGAAGGTGAGATCAAGATGTTGTGCAGGGCAATTGTAAAGGCAACCGGTCTTAAAAATTGTCCTTTTGTGGCAGAGTTCAGATTGGATGAAAATGGAGATCTAGTCTTGATCGAAGCTGCCCCGGAAGTGGGCGGTGAATATCTAGCGGATGTTCTTGTTCCTGGTTATTCCGGTTACGATTATTTTACCAACCTAGTAAAACTTTTAGTGGGAGAGCCTATTACCCCTCCTCCTTCTAGTTTAGAAATTCCTAAAAAACTAAAGTCCCAAGTTCGTTTTGATATTCCCCCTAGAGGTGTTTCCATTCTGAAATCCTGGGAAAATTTTCCTACAAATTATGGTGAGACAATTCTTTTGAACCAAAACTTAAAGGAGCCGGGTTCTAAACTGGATACTTCTCTTGGGAATGAAACAAGAACAAGAGTTCTTTGTTTAAGATCAAAGGCGTCTTCCTCTGAAGAAGAATGGAATGGTTCCGTTAAAAATCGTTTGAAGGCGGAATATGAAGCCCGCTGA